aggagcattttctCTAAAAGGGATTTTGAGACGAGCTGAAAAGAAACCGTGTTTTTCTCTACCAAATACTTCCGCTTTCTGAGCCCGGAGCCGAGGGGTGGGAGCTATCCGAGGGAGCGGAGAGCGAGCCTGGCACGCGGGGCTACGCTGTGCACCCCAGCGGCCGCGCCGTCCGCCCGGGAGGGAGGCAGCCTCGGGCTGCGCTGCGCCCCGCGCCTCTGCCACGCTCCGCGCAGCTGGGCTGTAGGCCCCGGAGCCGCCTGCAGCCCGAGGCCGGGACCCCGCGCACGGGACCGTGGCACCGGCAGGTCCCGGCTGGCACCCAGAGTGGTACCCAGGAGCTGGCTGAGGGCGGCTGGGGTCAGGCGAGAGAAGAGGGCCCTGGAGAGGGCCTTAAGGAGCTTAGCGTTAGCTCTGAGCCTCTGGCCTGGGGGGTTGGCGACAGCAGCTTGCAAGAAGGGTGGTGAGAGCAGGGCTGGGGGCTTTGTTTCCGGCCGCGGGTCTGCGGACACTGCACAAAATGGAGGGGGAAAGGGGGTGAGCGCGCAGCAGGCGTGGGTCGAGCGGACTGCTATTGGGTGGAGGAGGCTGGAGAGAGCAGCGTCCCCCTCCCAGCGGCTCAGCCAGCGCCCTCCTCTCGCGCCGTAAAGGTCAAGTCCTCCGCGCCACGGCCGCCTCCATGGTCAGGGCCGATCGCTGCCGCCGCCTCAAGAAGGCACAGGACACACAGTTAGCTTGCTGCAAGCGGGTTCTGGTAGCCTGGGCTCTGGGCTCGTGCACTGGAGGCAGAGGTTCTTTCTTGATTTCCAACTCTCCCATCCCCAGACCTGTTGGAAAGGAGTCCCGGCAGCCACGGGTGGCCCAGGCCGTGTCCCCGTCCCAGAAGAGCGGGGTTTGCCCCAGTCCAGCAGACTTCGGAGCCCGCTGAGGCCTAGCGGGGGCGAGAGGGAGCACCTGCAAGCTCAGGGGAAAGGAAGTGGCTGGATCGGAGTTCTGGGTCCTGGTAGGAACATAGGGCCGACTTGGCGGGGAAGAGGATAGGGGAGCCAAGACCCTGCTGGAGAGCCTCTCCTGGGGTCCCTGAGTCCAGGCCCCTCCCTCAGTGCGTGGCAAGCCTTTGGTGAGACCCTTGATGCTCTTTTCCTGCCTAAAATCCACACTGAGATGTGAGGCGCACTCTTCCAAGGTAAAAACTCCTGACTCCCAGCCCCCAAGAATCCTTCACTGCACTCTGCGAGGAAGACAGCCGCTTACCCCCTGCCCATAGCCTGCCTCCAGCAGATCAGAGCATCAGGTCCTGCGGTAAACAGTTAGCTTAAGCCTGGTCTGCCGCTGAGCCTATCTCTCCAGGTGAACCAAAGAGGACATGCAAAGGATTTCTTTTCGCGGAAGCCAAAAATCTGGATTGTACCCCTAGGGCTGTGTGGATGGGCTGCGCTGTGGGGGCATATATAGCAGAAACAATTGTCTGTGAATGGGTCCCATCGCAGAACTGCCTGGAAGGGTGTGTAGGGAAGGAGGGCTGGATGGGGTGATGGCTCTTCTCAAGCCTGGAATGTGAGACACCACGAGCACTGAGTGGAAATGGAGCTGCCCTAGGAAGCATTGGAGCTTTGTGGCGTGGGGGCTTCCTGTGAGCTACAGCTGTGGGGACCGAGACCCAAGGACCAGAGCCAACCTTCGGGTTGGGCCACCCCCTTTTGTCTTCTTTATCTCAGACAAACTCTGCTGGGATTCCCGTTTGGGCCAAAGCTGCATGGGGAATGAAAGGCAGACACTGAGAACTAGGGCTTCGCCCTTCGAAGTCTCCCCACCCCGTTAGTTCCCATGCTATAGGAAAAAGAAGTCTAATAATtggcaacaataaaaataaaaatagttattaaagGAAGTaatcttctcttctcccttcagTTTGGGATCCACTAAAGTAAATGATAACCAGATTGCTTAGGTACTTGAGACCCTCAGCTGAGCCCTGTGCCCCACTCTGCAGTGGCCAGGGGAAGGGTATGGGCCTTTTCAGATATTTAGGGGCTTTGAAGGATGACTGAAACTGCCAGTCAGACCAAGCAGAATTATGAAGTCCACTTCAGAGCATTACCTGTTTCTGAGATTTTAGGAAGTGTTGGGGACCTTGGGGGAGGGTGGGGTGTCTCAACAAAGGGACAAATTAACCCCTGCCTCCACCTGCTAGTGATGATAGAGTTGatctcttgatttttttattgaaGCTTCGGTACTGCCTCTGGGCAGCGCCTGGAAAATGTGATGGATCGTCAATGATCTGGCAATAAGCCATGCCCTGAGAACAAATACTAGGAGATCTCCTGGGCCTTCCCAGACAACCCATCTCCTCAGCTCACCACGGAAGACAGACGTGCCCACAGGAACCCTTCGATTTGGAAGGAGATATTCCTGAAATGGAGAAGAGCTCTGTTGCCATTTCTACCCAGGACCTCCGGGCCAGTTCTTGCACCTGTGTGCAATATGGTCACCAGGGTTGAAATACTCTTCTGTGTAGCTTTCTAGAAACAGTGTGACATTTGTGGACAGAGGAAAGTAAGGGATTAGGCAAGCAGGAGGAGGCAAAATATTGATGGTGCCCTAAGCAATTCACCAAGAGAGAAACTTAACTGCAGCCATCTGGGAGTGAGATTCAGTCTGTCAAGTGGGTCCTGACCCCTCCCAGGCCTAGCCCATCTGGGTTGCTCAGCCTAGAAAAGCAGCAGCTGGGTCcacagaagagaaggaggaagtgttggggaagaaaggagggtagagaagggaggggagaggaagggagataAGCCGGACTTGGTGGGGCCTTGGGGTGGAGTATTCCTAAGAAGGAGGTGGGAGACTCAGTTCAGGCTCTGGTGGAAGCCCGAAGTTGGGCGAGAGTCAGGGACCTAACAGCCCGTCTTCTCTGCGGCTGAGTATTGGATGCCCTCCAGTGGCACCTCAGCCGTTGCTCAGTCTAGCAGAGGCATCAAAAGAGGTAGGGAAGAGATAGGAGGTCCCAGCAGGTGAGAATGGCTGGAAGGAGGCAGGGCAGGAGACAGGAACTATAGGGGGGACAGGAGCAGGATCAGGAACTGTAGGGGGACAGGACTCCCTTGAGAAGGACAGTGGTGACTGGGGCAGCTTGGCATTGACATTGAGACGGTGGACAAATGCTGGGCATTCAAAGGGCTGCATGTGCAAGTACTGGGGACTTCGAATTCTCAGATTTCTGGGACAAGGAGCAGCTGCTGCCTCCCAAGCCAGCCCCAAGGAGAGAAGAGGGTGGCCCAGCAGCTTTGCCAGCTGGAGCTGGGAAGCCTGGAGTGTGGAGGTGCTCCCGGCCACCCAGCTGTATCCTCCCTTGGAGTGAGAGGGTGTTAAGCCGCCTGTCAAGTGACGATCCTTGCAGCTCACGTCCCTTGAATGACTGTGCTGGAAACGCCCCCAGCACAACAACCTCGGTAACAAGGCCTCGCATTGCCCGGTGCGCACTGACGGCCTCGAGGCGACCCCGCCTGGGCACTGCCCGCCGGCGCCCTCCCGCTGCCTTCCGGACCCCTCAGGCTGCAAGAAGAAGCGGAGGCGGCAGAGGCGCCTGGACCCACTTTATTCCGATATTCCGCCTGCAAAGGCGGTGGAACGAAGCGTAAGGCTCAGGGATGGTAGTCCCCAGAGAGGAGGGTCCCTGAGGCGCTGCGCAAGCCCCCCCTCCCCAACCTTTCGGGCCAAGTCAGACGAAGCCTCGGAAAGGCTCGGTCTGTTTTGCTGACCAAATCTCCTTGTTAGCCGTTTCCGCCTGACAAGCCTGGCGCGGGCGTTGGCCTTCTCCTCTCCGGGTGGCCACCTCCAAGGCTGCGCGGGGAGCGATGGGGCCCGGCCCTGCAGAGGGCTGCCTGGACCTTGAAGTTTGGAAAAACAAGAAGAGACTGAACCGGCTCCCTCCCTTCTCCGCAGACACACACGCACCGTCAGGCCGCCGCCACTTCCtgcctttgtttttcttcctccaaaCATTTTTTGGCCTCTTGCATTAGCCGCGGTGGGGCTCTGGGTTGACGATAAAAGGAAATACACTCTGAAGACAGTTTTCTGGAGATGGACCGCGCTGTGGAGCTCCTGAGAAAGAACAGCTCCTGGGAAGCCAGTCGCCAGGGCCAATGTCACAGCCTTACCCGCTCCGGCCTCTTCAAGAAATGGAACTCGGACTTGGCCTTCCGGGGCGGCTTTGGCTTCAGTCGGGTCTTTCCCAGAGCCCGGTGGGCTAAGCTCGGCTGTTGGACCTCCTGCAAAGCGGAAGAGTCAATCATAGGCTCCAGAGCAAAGTCAAAACCAAGGACCCGAAGGTCTGCCTCCCCTTTTTCCCCTAGATTTGGTCAGATCCTCAGAGCTGCGcccacccctcaccccagcccccTGAAACCTTCACATTCACACCGCCAGCATATTCCGCACACGAGGGCAGGAGCGGGCAAAGCTGGGACATTGCGCAGCCTTGGGGAGCTGAGTACCCGTCTCCTATTCCTGCTGGGCAACTAAAAGTGCTCGACCACTCCAGGCTTTTTCCCTTCTGCTGATATCAAAAGCCTTTTTCCTCATCCATCTTCACGGCAGCGCCCCCACACACCCCCTTCCGGGAGGCAAGTCCCTCCGGGCACCCGGCTTCGGTGCAGCCTGCCGAATTGCCCTGTCAGCCGCTCCCGGAGCGCCTTTCTCAGTCCCAGCCTTTTCTCCGGAATTCGCCTTTGTCTCCTGCGGACACCCGTGGGATCCAGCCCTGCCAGCACCCTCTCGGTTTGGCCCTCGAGGAGGACATGGGAGGCAGTGGTTATGCGGAACAGCGCACACCCCCATACCGACCTTTCTGCCGGGACCGCTCTCCCTGACACCAGGGGAAAACCGATCTAATTAAGAGAGGGGCTGCGTGCCGCTGGGGGAGGTGGCTTGGCATCCCCCGCTGGCGGGCCACCACAGCCCCGTCTGCTCAGGCACAAGCTGAAGTTGACTGCCAAAACTGCTATAAAACCGCAGGTCTGTCTAGAACTGTTTTCGGTTTTCCTAGACGCCCCCGGGTTCAATTATGGTCTTAAAAGCCCTAATACAAGTGCAAGAATTTGTTTGCCTTCACCCAGGGGCGGGGCGAGCCCCGCAATGGTGGCGCCTTTGTTATGGCAAAGTCACTGAAACCCTTCATGCATTCCTTTTGTTCGAAGGTAGGGGTGGCGTGGACTGGGTgggctgcagagagagagagcttgggaTAGCCAAAATCAAGCCAGGGAACAGCTCGAATACCGCTGTTTGAAACCTCTCCTTCTGTCTTCTatattctgtctctaaaaaagagatGCTGTGGAGAAACAAACATTTTGCCTTGTTGGTCACTGCTGGAAATAGAAGTTTTTTTCGCTGCAGGGCAATTCTGTAAATGTGCTTCCCAGCTTTAGGAGGTCTGAAGCTGCTCTTCTCCAATAACCTTACTTCCCACTGGACCTTCTCACTCACAGCACTGCTGCCCTCTGGACAAGCCACAGTGGACAAATATGTCAAGCTGAAGATGCACGAATAATTTCAAGTTCAGTTCTCAGGGATTCAAGGGACATGAAAGTTCTTGTAGCAAATCTTGAATAAAGAGTTTATTAAACCAATGTGTCCAAGTAGCTTGATTTGTGATAAGCAATCCTTGTAAAGGTGGTGCTGGGGGGAGGTGGAGAGCCACATAAACATTAATGCTAATAAATTAGTTTACTCGACTACGGAGTAATTACTCCATATTATTGATATTTACAGCAGGTATTCAAACGCAATGGTAGGCCATTTTTTGGAG
This window of the Pongo abelii isolate AG06213 chromosome 6, NHGRI_mPonAbe1-v2.0_pri, whole genome shotgun sequence genome carries:
- the LOC103891146 gene encoding uncharacterized protein LOC103891146; this translates as MQLRQALGCFRGADIRGAFSWEVQQPSLAHRALGKTRLKPKPPRKAKSEFHFLKRPERSPTAANARGQKMFGGRKTKAGSGGGLTVRVCLRRREGAGSVSSCFSKLQGPGSPLQGRAPSLPAQPWRWPPGEEKANARARLVRRKRLTRRFGQQNRPSLSEASSDLARKVGEGGLAQRLRDPPLWGLPSLSLTLRSTAFAGGISE